The genomic region TAAGTGTAAAACTTGCTTTATTTAGTCTTTTGTATATAAACAAGTGGATACAATTATCTATCGTAAATCCATAAGAAATAGTTTGGCCCCTTgaccctgttccaccattcaataggatcatagctgatccaatattcctcaTATAAAAAACCTTAAGAAATAGAAAAGGattttggtgctgggtccacttatataaatgataaaaagaagtgatttgaatataggaggaatggttagtaagtttgcaaatgacaccaacatTGATGGTACAGTGGTtgatgaagaagattatctccaAGTACAGCAGGACCATCATCAGATAGGCCgtggagtggctgatggagtttaatttaaataaatgtgaggtgttgcattttggtaaggcaaatcagggcaagacttgtaCACTTAtatagggtcctggggagtgtcgctgaactAGGAGACTTtgggtgcaggttcacagttccttgaagatggagtcacaagtagacaggatagtgaaggtggtgtatGGTTTACATGCCTCTGTTGATATAGGTTGTGTTGCGATGCGTTGCGTATAGACATTGGAATGActtgctgtggctgtacaggacatttgtgaggcTGTTTTTGAAATACTGTATCTCCCtgatgtaggaaagatgttgtgaaacttaaaagggtgcaggaaagattttcaaggatgttgctgggtttgggAAGTTTGAGGTAttgggaagaggctgaatagcctggggctttTGTCCTATAGCGTCAGAGATTGAGGGAtaacattatagagatttatgaaatcatatggggaatggataggatgaatTGCCAAAGTATTTTTCCCAaagtaagggagtccaaaactagagtgcataggtttaaggtgagagggaaaggattttaaaagggacctgaggggtaactttctcaTGCaacggtggtgcgtgtatggaatgagctgccagaggaagtggtggagactggtttgATTACAAGATgcaaaaaacatctggatggatacgtgaataggaatggtttagcgAAAAAGGGGCCAAATGTTGTAAATAAGTGGAACAAACAcagaactgttaatccagagatccaactAATGTTTTGGGCACCCAGATTCAAATCTCACTATGGCacgttgtggaatttgaattcaataaaaatctggaattaagagtctaatgttaaccgtgaatccattgtcgattgtcagaaaaatctatctggttcactaatgtcttttagggaaggaaactgccatccttacctggtctgccctaaATACAACTCTTGATCCAGACCATGTGGCTGACTTTGATCGcctctctaggcaattagggattggcagtaaatgccctcaccccatgaataaatgaaaggaactgcattaattcaggatatctgattggcatagacaagtcggaccaaaggatctgtttagATACAATACCACTCTCTTACTCTGTCATTACCCTGAACAATCCCTGTTGTGATGTGCTGAAGCTGAGACGACTGACTTCCAGCAACCACAGCCTTTTTTTTTTGGTGCCAAAACTAATGGTTTTGGAGAGGTTACTAGTTCAAACTTCTATTTGCATTACTCACGTCCCAGCTACTTTGGGTTTTTAGATGTCTGTTGTGTCTCTTTTGCAATATTACATCTATTTTGCACATATAATATAATAAAGAACTTTTTTAATAGCAAAATGGATGGAGCACTGCTGTAGGCAATGTTTGAACAGTTTAGTAAATAAGcatattttctgttttcagtttttACTCGTTCTGCTTTCACTGCAAGGAAACCTGACTACACAAATCCCAACTGGTTGCGTGTTGGTCTAGCATTTGGAAGCACGATAGCACTGTGGGTGATGG from Hemiscyllium ocellatum isolate sHemOce1 chromosome 36, sHemOce1.pat.X.cur, whole genome shotgun sequence harbors:
- the ndufc1 gene encoding NADH dehydrogenase [ubiquinone] 1 subunit C1, mitochondrial produces the protein MPASRVLLRSAQITRVFTRSAFTARKPDYTNPNWLRVGLAFGSTIALWVMLFNQHEHDVQEYKAHHGIK